One stretch of Brachyhypopomus gauderio isolate BG-103 unplaced genomic scaffold, BGAUD_0.2 sc57, whole genome shotgun sequence DNA includes these proteins:
- the LOC143488900 gene encoding serine protease 33, whose amino-acid sequence MQNSRSCWTTFLVLVGVWTSKAQECGHSPLQSRIVGGYDAGEGHWPWQVDIQTNQGHVCGGTLITADWVLSAAHCFPNPRDISSYVIYAGRQSLNGWNPYMSMTRVTQVVVPYGYTDPQLGQDIALVKLSSPVIWSDHIQPICVPDSDLVFQAGTVCTITGWGDIRDGVSLQGAGNLQQVQVPIIDQSACQEMFQIGAMEQVNVRFDMLCAGYQEGGKDSCQGDSGGPLVCQTSNGTWVQAGIVSFGLGCAEPNRPGVYARVSAFSSFVKTNIQGIQLYGGARQNWAGWVAMLTRTLFALAMTLLLR is encoded by the exons ATGCAAAACTCCCGGTCTTGTTGGACGACTTTTTTGGTATTGGTAG GTGTTTGGACAAGTAAGGCACAAG AATGTGGCCATTCGCCTCTCCAGTCCAGGATTGTGGGCGGGTACGATGCAGGTGAAGGTCACTGGCCATGGCAAGTGGATATCCAG ACCAACCAAGGACATGTTTGTGGAGGAACACTCATCACTGCAGACTGGGTGCTGTCTGCAGCCCACTGTTTCCCAAA TCCACGCGACATCTCCTCCTACGTCATCTACGCAGGGAGGCAGAGCCTGAACGGCTGGAACCCCTACATGTCGATGACACGCGTCACGCAGGTGGTGGTGCCTTATGGGTACACGGATCCGCAGCTGGGCCAGGACATCGCCCTGGTGAAGCTTTCCTCCCCGGTCATCTGGTCTGACCACATCCAGCCCATCTGTGTTCCCGACTCAGACCTCGTGTTCCAGGCTGGCACAGTGTGCACCATCACCGGCTGGGGTGACATCAGAGATGGGG TGTCTCTGCAGGGGGCGGGAAATCTGCAGCAAGTACAGGTGCCAATCATTGATCAGTCAGCCTGTCAGGAGATGTTTCAGATCGGAGCCATGGAGCAGGTTAACGTTCGCTTTGACATGCTCTGCGCTGGCTACCAGGAGGGTGGCAAAGACTCATGCCAG GGAGATTCAGGAGGCCCTCTGGTATGTCAGACGTCTAATGGCACCTGGGTACAGGCTGGAATTGTAAGTTTTGGTCTAGGCTGTGCAGAGCCCAACCGTCCAGGAGTGTACGCCAGGGTGTCTGCGTTTTCCAGCTTCGTCAAGACGAACATACAGGGAATCCAACTCTACGGTGGCGCACGTCAGAACTGGGCTGGCTGGGTTGCAATGCTGACCAGGACTTTATTCGCACTGGCAATGACATTGTTACTAAGATAA
- the mapk7 gene encoding mitogen-activated protein kinase 7: MSSTEVEKTDDAEPAALRNSFDADSKKERKGDQNHQGPVTEVHPPPASDTAPTADASTVAAKNLALLKAHSLDVKFEVGDEYDIIETIGTGAYGVVSSARRRDNGQQVAIKKIPNAFEVATNAKRTLRELKILKHFKHDNIIAIKDILQPAVPHSAFKSVYVVLDLMESDLHQIIHSRQPLTPEHTRYFLYQLLRGLKYIHSANVIHRDLKPSNLLVNENCELKIGDFGMARGLSAARTDDSRSFMTEYVATRWYRAPELMLSLHHYSLAIDIWSVGCIFAEMLGRKQLFPGKHYVHQLQLILSVLGTPPETIVGAIGAERVRSFVQSLPSKSPVPLSRLYPHAEPAALDLLDAMLRFDPRERISVCEALEHPYLAKYHDSDDEPVCVPAFDFEFDQQPMGKEQIKEAILAEIQDFNQKKQSSRKKIQFKPLQRSSTSTNSGPGNMVNNAHPAVPHTHKAPNITDTQQQQKLGHNLAATMHTMTNSVPSFCKPPADPPHLTHILPPLTQAGNCQDVDMPSANSDGQPETIDLTTPISSQGTPNNCDLMRDCTKKEEPVEANQAPPGQIQSIPLPQMTSKSLPSSIPLAGPTLSLSQSQAQSLSQSLSRSLGKGGKATAGDTARKDGAISDDTKAALKAALLKSALRQKARDGSSAALCIDLSGGFGGSAALVSSTGSEHRRPVTAQERQREREEKRRKKQERAMERKRKLKEKEKKEGKQGESLGGVLLSDNDKKLLERWGRMMDSRVDKLQTTDGNTAKSGDNKGGSCQIQAAVGKGLMKMSSDPVESVNPSKQPNELQAFKPSQAVIPQIGQCVASGMFHPPTTFNSLPLSLGSTQNGDIGMVTVGGSGGVGVVDGGGALNMVGGGTISVVATPCAFAKSDILKPQPHTQFLGGGTIFTTIENWTGTQASAGTSQQPQAQLQPQQIPLFPPLQVSHPAHGSFPQQPASHSSIQPRPDTGPARSLPHNPTPAANPLKLIPSDTFITKPPSLTPNGTARVGMQDNTSTLLSNQDSIGTSQPLEKLCSILEEQRNPQEPPGTSALTCLSLSDTEPPGTSRAPDIHTVTLQLSKSQVEDVLPPVFSVTPKGSGAGYGVGFDLDDLLTQSLTDLQHSDLRESHDFAPLSASLLSDWLEVHRMTPADLESLQQELQLGSPMILSDNSTLPEA; this comes from the exons ATGTCATCCACTGAAGTAGAGAAAACGGACGACGCAGAACCAGCGGCACTACGCAACTCCTTTGACGCCGACAGCAAGAAGGAGAGGAAAGGCGACCAGAACCATCAGGGTCCAGTGACAGAAGTTCACCCTCCGCCTGCCAGTGACACGGCCCCCACAGCAGACGCGAGCACCGTGGCTGCGAAGAACCTGGCGCTGCTTAAAGCCCATTCTTTAGACGTGAAGTTTGAAGTCGGCGATGAGTATGACATCATTGAAACCATCGGCACAGGGGCCTATGGCGTTGTTTCATCTGCTAGGAGGCGGGACAATG GCCAGCAGGTAGCAATAAAGAAAATCCCTAATGCCTTTGAGGTGGCGACAAATGCCAAGCGCACACTCCGAGAGCTCAAGATCCTGAAACACTTTAAACATGACAACATCATCGCAATCAAGGACATTCTTCAGCCTGCTGTACCTCATTCTGCCTTTAAATCTGT TTACGTTGTTCTGGACTTAATGGAAAGTGACCTGCATCAGATCATTCACTCAAGGCAACCTTTGACCCCTGAGCACACACGCTACTTCCTGTACCAGCTGCTACGAGGCCTGAAGTACATCCACTCGGCGAATGTGATCCATAGGGACCTGAAGCCATCTAACTTGCTGGTGAACGAGAACTGTGAGTTGAAGATTGGGGACTTCGGCATGGCGCGGGGCCTGAGTGCGGCTCGTACGGACGACTCCCGCTCATTCATGACTGAATATGTGGCCACGCGGTGGTACCGCGCACCCGAGCTCATGCTATCTCTCCACCACTACAGCCTGGCCATCGACATCTGGTCAGTGGGCTGCATATTCGCCGAGATGCTTGGCAGGAAACAGCTGTTCCCAGGGAAACACTATGTGCACCAGCTGCAGCTGATCCTCTCCGTGCTGGGCACGCCTCCCGAGACCATCGTGGGGGCGATCGGGGCCGAGAGGGTGCGCTCTTTTGTGCAGAGTTTGCCATCCAAATCTCCGGTGCCCCTCTCCAGGCTCTACCCGCATGCCGAGCCAGCAGCCCTCGACTTGCTGGATGCCATGTTACGCTTTGACCCTCGTGAGAGGATCAGCGTGTGCGAGGCACTGGAGCACCCCTACCTCGCCAAGTACCACGATTCCGACGACGAGCCAGTGTGCGTGCCCGCCTTCGACTTTGAATTCGACCAGCAGCCCATGGGCAAAGAGCAGATCAAAGAGGCCATCCTGGCTGAGATCCAGGACTTCAACCAAAAGAAGCAGAGCAGCAGGAAGAAGATCCAGTTCAAGCCGCTGCAGAGGTCCAGCACCAGCACAAACTCAGGTCCAGGGAACATGGTCAATAACGCACATCCAGCagtaccacacactcacaaagcCCCAAACATTACAGATACTCAGCAGCAGCAGAAACTGGGTCATAATTTGGCAGCTACGATGCATACCATGACCAACTCTGTTCCTTCATTTTGTAAACCTCCCGCCGACCCTCCCCACCTCACTCATATTTTGCCGCCGTTAACCCAGGCGGGAAATTGTCAGGATGTGGATATGCCCAGTGCAAACTCCGATGGCCAACCAGAAACCATAGACCTTACCACTCCCATATCAAGCCAAGGCACACCTAATAATTGTGACCTAATGAGAGATTGCACAAAGAAGGAGGAGCCTGTTGAAGCAAATCAGGCTCCTCCAGGACAAATTCAGAGCATCCCACTCCCACAGATGACCTCTAAATCACTTCCCTCCAGTATTCCTCTGGCTGGACCCACCCTGTCCCTTTCTCAGTCCCAggctcaatctctctctcagtcGCTTTCTCGCTCACTCGGAAAAGGAGGAAAGGCAACAGCCGGGGACACCGCCAGGAAAGACGGTGCAATTTCAGACGACACCAAAGCAGCTCTGAAGGCAGCTTTGCTCAAGTCTGCCCTAAGGCAAAAAGCTCGAG ATGGAAGTTCTGCGGCACTGTGCATAGACCTGAGTGGAGGCTTCGGGGGATCAGCGGCCCTGGTGTCCTCCACTGGTTCAGAACACCGGAGGCCTGTTACTGCtcaagagagacaaagagagagggaggagaagcgCCGCAAAAAACAGGAACGGGCAATGGAGCGAAAACGCAAActgaaagagaaggagaaaaaggagGGCAAACAAGGAGAATCTCTGGGTGGTGTCTTGCTAAGCGACAATGATAAGAAGCTGTTGGAGCGCTGGGGGCGAATGATGGACAGCCGAGTGGACAAATTACAGACCACTGATGGCAACACTGCCAAGTCCGGTGACAATAAAGGAGGGTCCTGTCAGATACAAGCAGCAGTAGGGAAAGGCCTGATGAAGATGTCCTCAGACCCGGTAGAATCAGTCAACCCTTCCAAACAGCCAAACGAGTTGCAGGCCTTTAAACCATCCCAAGCAGTAATTCCTCAGATTGGACAGTGTGTGGCGTCTGGAATGTTCCATCCACCTACCACTTTCAATTCCCTGCCACTCTCCTTGGGCTCAACACAGAATGGGGACATTGGAATGGTGACGGTTGGTGGGAGTGGAGGTGTTGGCGtggttgatggtggtggggCTCTGAATATGGTTGGAGGAGGCACAATTAGTGTGGTGGCCACACCATGTGCATTTGCCAAAAGTGACATCTTAAAACCCCAACCTCACACTCAGTTTCTTGGAGGTGGGACCATATTCACCACTATTGAGAACTGGACAGGAACTCAGGCAAGTGCAGGAACATCTCAGCAACCACAGGCTCAGCTCCAACCTCAGCAGATTCCACTGTTTCCCCCCCTGCAGGTGAGCCACCCAGCTCATGGGAGCTTTCCCCAGCAACCTGCTTCACACTCATCAATACAGCCTCGTCCTGACACCGGACCAGCTCGGTCTCTCCCGCACAACCCAACACCTGCTGCCAACCCACTTAAGCTGATTCCATCAGACACTTTCATCACAAAGCCTCCATCCCTAACCCCCAATGGCACCGCAAGAGTTGGCATGCAGGACAACACCAGCACGTTGCTGTCCAACCAGGACTCGATAGGTACTTctcagcccctggaaaagctgTGCTCCATCCTGGAAGAGCAGCGGAATCCCCAGGAGCCTCCTGGAACATCTGCCCTAACCTGCCTGAGCCTCTCGGACACAGAGCCACCGGGGACCAGCAGGGCTCCAGATATCCACACAGTCACGCTACAGCTGTCTAAGTCACAG GTTGAGGATGTTTTACCCCCGGTTTTTTCAGTAACCCCTAAAGGCAGTGGGGCAGGATATGGCGTTGGTTTCGACCTTGATGACCTCCTCACCCAGTCTCTCACTGACCTCCAGCATTCAGATCTCAGAGAAAG TCACGACTTCGCCCCACTATCTGCATCCTTGCTGTCGGATTGGCTCGAGGTGCACCGCATGACCCCGGCTGACCTGGAATCgcttcagcaggagctccagcTGGGATCTCCCATGATTCTTTCTGACAACTCCACCCTCCCCGAGGCCTGA
- the vkorc1 gene encoding vitamin K epoxide reductase complex subunit 1 produces MASRKLPVGLPEWERSARAVLCCLGIVLSVYALHVELSRESNPEYRAFCDLAESVSCSKVFTSRWGRGFGLLQVFIAKDSALNQPNSLLGIVFYTVQLGLGQMASRKAAQVLVMMSWLSTLGSVYLAAILVLVLGDFCVVCVSTYLINFALLYTNLKRRTGLEGTLKTEKTG; encoded by the exons ATGGCGTCGCGCAAGTTACCTGTCGGACTTCCAGAATGGGAAAGGAGTGCGCgcgctgtgctgtgctgtttaGGTATTGTTCTTTCCGTTTACGCGCTACACGTAGAGCTTTCCCGGGAGAGCAACCCCGAATACCGTGCTTTCTGCGACCTGGCTGAGTCAGTCAGCTGCTCAAAGGTCTTCACTTCAAG GTGGGGGCGTGGTTTTGGGCTTCTCCAGGTCTTTATTGCTAAGGACAGTGCTCTTAACCAGCCCAACAGTTTACTAGGCATCGTTTTCTATACTGTGCAGCTAGGCCTGG GTCAAATGGCATCCAGAAAAGCTGCACAGGTCTTGGTGATGATGTCCTGGCTGTCCACACTTGGCTCTGTATACCTGGCTGCTATTCTGGTTCTGGTGCTGGGCGATTTTTGCGTGGTGTGTGTCTCAACCTACCTTATCAACTTTGCTCTCCTTTACACTAACCTTAAGAGGAGGACAGGGCTTGAGGGAACACTGAAGACAGAAAAGACTGGATGA